A region of Arabidopsis thaliana chromosome 5, partial sequence DNA encodes the following proteins:
- the IDL2 gene encoding inflorescence deficient in abscission (IDA)-like 2 (inflorescence deficient in abscission (IDA)-like 2 (IDL2); BEST Arabidopsis thaliana protein match is: inflorescence deficient in abscission (IDA)-like 3 (TAIR:AT5G09805.1); Has 22 Blast hits to 22 proteins in 6 species: Archae - 0; Bacteria - 0; Metazoa - 0; Fungi - 0; Plants - 22; Viruses - 0; Other Eukaryotes - 0 (source: NCBI BLink).), which produces MSSRNQRSRITSSFFVSFFTRTILLLLILLLGFCNGARTNTNVFNSKPHKKHNDAVSSSTKQFLGFLPRHFPVPASGPSRKHNDIGLLSWHRSSP; this is translated from the coding sequence atgtcGTCTCGAAACCAAAGATCAAGAATCACCTCTAGTTTCTTCGTCTCCTTCTTCACTAgaaccattcttcttcttctcattcttcttcttggtttctGCAATGGAGCAAGAACAAACACGAACGTCTTCAACTCGAAACCACACAAGAAGCACAACGACgccgtttcttcttcaactaaACAGTTCTTGGGGTTCTTGCCACGTCACTTCCCTGTTCCAGCTTCTGGTCCCTCCAGAAAACACAATGATATTGGTTTACTTAGTTGGCATCGATCTTCTCCGTGA
- a CDS encoding Ribosomal protein L18e/L15 superfamily protein (Ribosomal protein L18e/L15 superfamily protein; FUNCTIONS IN: structural constituent of ribosome; INVOLVED IN: translation, ribosome biogenesis; LOCATED IN: ribosome, large ribosomal subunit; EXPRESSED IN: 20 plant structures; EXPRESSED DURING: 12 growth stages; CONTAINS InterPro DOMAIN/s: Ribosomal protein L18e/L15 (InterPro:IPR021131), Ribosomal protein L15, bacterial-type (InterPro:IPR005749); BEST Arabidopsis thaliana protein match is: ribosomal protein L15 (TAIR:AT3G25920.1); Has 1807 Blast hits to 1807 proteins in 277 species: Archae - 0; Bacteria - 0; Metazoa - 736; Fungi - 347; Plants - 385; Viruses - 0; Other Eukaryotes - 339 (source: NCBI BLink).) has product MLRRRLLSIISTSLINSSFHQTAKPRFIISSPLLQCRPSPISTQIPTSTSRALSFQGIRAYSLLSLNDLRDNVPRKLKTRKGRGIGSGKGKTAGRGHKGQKARGTMKFGFEGGQTPLRRRLPKRGFKNKFKLHFQPVGLGKIAKLINAGKIDSHELITMKTLKDVGAIGKQIEDGVRLMGRGADDIKWPLHFEVSRVTVRAKEVVEAAGGSVRRVYYNKLGLRALLKPEWFEKKGRLLPKAARPPPKQQDKVDSIGRLPAPKKPIPFFAAEETKVESPVES; this is encoded by the exons ATgttaagaagaagactctTGTCGATCATATCAACATCACTCATCAATTCTTCGTTTCATCAAACCGCGAAACCCAGATTCATCATTTCTTCACCACTTCTTCAATGCCGTCCTTCTCCGATCTCTACTCAAATTCCGACCTCTACGAGCAGGGCTTTGTCGTTTCAAGGAATCAGGGCTTATAGTTTATTGAGCTTGAACGATCTGAGAGACAATGTGCCGAGAAAACTCAAGACGAGGAAAGGAAGAGGTATTGGGTCTGGTAAAGGTAAAACTGCTGGAAGAGGTCACAAGGGGCAAAAAGCGAGAGGAACGATGAAGTTTGGTTTCGAAGGTGGTCAGACTCCACTACGACGTCGTTTACCCAAACGTGGCTTCAAGAACAAATTTAAGCTCCATTTTCAG CCGGTTGGTCTAGGGAAGATTGCTAAACTCATAAACGCTGGGAAGATAGATTCTCATGAATTGATTACAATGAAAACGCTCAAG GATGTGGGAGCCATAGGAAAGCAAATAGAAGATGGAGTAAGACTAATGGGTCGTGGTGCTGATGATATCAAATGGCCACTTCATTTCGAG GTTTCGAGAGTGACGGTTAGGGCCAAAGAGGTGGTGGAAGCAGCAGGAGGATCAGTGAGAAGAGTGTATTACAACAAGTTGGGCTTAAGGGCATTGCTTAAACCGGAATGGTTTGAGAAGAAAGGAAGGTTATTGCCAAAAGCAGCGCGACCACCTCCTAAACAACAAGATAAGGTTGATAGCATTGGACGTCTTCCAGCTCCGAAAAAACCCATTCCCTTCTTTGCAGCTGAGGAGACCAAAGTTGAATCTCCTGTTGAATCATAA
- a CDS encoding mediator-associated protein (unknown protein; FUNCTIONS IN: molecular_function unknown; INVOLVED IN: biological_process unknown; LOCATED IN: nucleolus; EXPRESSED IN: 23 plant structures; EXPRESSED DURING: 13 growth stages; Has 114 Blast hits to 110 proteins in 37 species: Archae - 0; Bacteria - 0; Metazoa - 42; Fungi - 10; Plants - 37; Viruses - 0; Other Eukaryotes - 25 (source: NCBI BLink).): MDFDFKVSGDFIVSGAEQLDDTDLTRSDEFWLIQAPLGQFPEIEENTLKIEPDKDGLFGEFKDSNGAKYDLASFHSQDAGAELIIPSEESMIVGKITRRVALVRYPEPNELLQKMKARTQQKLVGSVTNSSKKSSNLTQSSRHKSGTRSSREKSMFSGFTETPKSPKRKNSESSSGKHRSSTSTVSGSSERSAKSKKKVKKEE; this comes from the exons ATGGATTTCGATTTCAAAGTTTCCGGAGATTTCATAGTCAGTGGCGCAGAGCAGCTAGATGACACTGATTTGACGCGTTCTGATGAGTTTTGGCTTATCCAAGCCCCTTTAGGCCAA TTTCCAGAAATCGAAGAGAACACTCTTAAGATTGAGCCAGACAAAGATGGGTTATTTGGAGAATTCAAGGATTCAAATg GTGCAAAGTATGATCTTGCTAGCTTTCATTCTCAAGATGCTGGTGCAGAGTTGATTATACCTTCTGAAGAATCAATGATTG TTGGGAAGATTACTCGGCGAGTTGCATTAGTTCGTTACCCTGAACCAAACGAGTTGCTTCAGAAAATGAAGGCTAGAACACAACAGAAGCTTGTCGGATCAGTGACGAATTCCTCTAAGAAATCATCTAACCTTACTCAAAGCAGCCGGCATAAAAGCGGCACACGTAGCAGCAGAGAGAAGAGCATGTTCTCTGGCTTCACCGAGACTCCAAAGtcgccaaaaagaaaaaattcagAGTCTTCCTCAGGTAAACATCGGAGCTCAACAAGTACGGTTTCAGGCTCTTCAGAACGATCAGCAAAGTccaagaagaaggtgaagaaggaagagtaA
- a CDS encoding mediator-associated protein (unknown protein; FUNCTIONS IN: molecular_function unknown; INVOLVED IN: biological_process unknown; EXPRESSED IN: 22 plant structures; EXPRESSED DURING: 13 growth stages; Has 53 Blast hits to 53 proteins in 20 species: Archae - 0; Bacteria - 8; Metazoa - 8; Fungi - 0; Plants - 34; Viruses - 0; Other Eukaryotes - 3 (source: NCBI BLink).) gives MDFDFKVSGDFIVSGAEQLDDTDLTRSDEFWLIQAPLGQFPEIEENTLKIEPDKDGLFGEFKDSNAGSLHLCLGAKYDLASFHSQDAGAELIIPSEESMIVGKITRRVALVRYPEPNELLQKMKARTQQKLVGSVTNSSKKSSNLTQSSRHKSGTRSSREKSMFSGFTETPKSPKRKNSESSSGKHRSSTSTVSGSSERSAKSKKKVKKEE, from the exons ATGGATTTCGATTTCAAAGTTTCCGGAGATTTCATAGTCAGTGGCGCAGAGCAGCTAGATGACACTGATTTGACGCGTTCTGATGAGTTTTGGCTTATCCAAGCCCCTTTAGGCCAA TTTCCAGAAATCGAAGAGAACACTCTTAAGATTGAGCCAGACAAAGATGGGTTATTTGGAGAATTCAAGGATTCAAATg CTGGCTCATTACACCTTTGTTTAGGTGCAAAGTATGATCTTGCTAGCTTTCATTCTCAAGATGCTGGTGCAGAGTTGATTATACCTTCTGAAGAATCAATGATTG TTGGGAAGATTACTCGGCGAGTTGCATTAGTTCGTTACCCTGAACCAAACGAGTTGCTTCAGAAAATGAAGGCTAGAACACAACAGAAGCTTGTCGGATCAGTGACGAATTCCTCTAAGAAATCATCTAACCTTACTCAAAGCAGCCGGCATAAAAGCGGCACACGTAGCAGCAGAGAGAAGAGCATGTTCTCTGGCTTCACCGAGACTCCAAAGtcgccaaaaagaaaaaattcagAGTCTTCCTCAGGTAAACATCGGAGCTCAACAAGTACGGTTTCAGGCTCTTCAGAACGATCAGCAAAGTccaagaagaaggtgaagaaggaagagtaA
- a CDS encoding ubiquinol oxidase, which translates to MRFASTITLGEKASTKEEDANQRKTEKESTGGDQGIANQRKTENESTGGDQGIAIINIKVI; encoded by the exons ATGAGATTTGCTAGCACGATTACTTTGGGAGAGAAAGCTTCGACTAAGGAGGAGGACGCGAAtcagaggaaaacagagaaggaaTCCACCGGTGGAGACCAAGGAATCGCGAAtcagaggaaaacagagaacgAATCCACCGGTGGAGATCAAGGAATCGCGA taataaatatcaaag ttatataa
- a CDS encoding ubiquinol oxidase, giving the protein MRFASTITLGEKASTKEEDANQRKTEKESTGGDQGIANQRKTENESTGGDQGIASY; this is encoded by the coding sequence ATGAGATTTGCTAGCACGATTACTTTGGGAGAGAAAGCTTCGACTAAGGAGGAGGACGCGAAtcagaggaaaacagagaaggaaTCCACCGGTGGAGACCAAGGAATCGCGAAtcagaggaaaacagagaacgAATCCACCGGTGGAGATCAAGGAATCGCGAGTTATTAG
- a CDS encoding neurofilament triplet H protein-like protein (neurofilament triplet H protein-related; Has 1807 Blast hits to 1807 proteins in 277 species: Archae - 0; Bacteria - 0; Metazoa - 736; Fungi - 347; Plants - 385; Viruses - 0; Other Eukaryotes - 339 (source: NCBI BLink).) — protein MGNCAIKPKVLKDSDEDLVPVERETTVPTDLDKDPAQKNENIISPNAAEEAAAAARRSEKGKEILIEDDIEDQPKRPSLSHLFHEDKTVVEKEVTDLTPTKPDTNNKTGPSSEVSMFDTTALVASNAKDPEDIFDVQTRNDLEVKIPKDSDVKTPETPKANEAEDNFSESWEVKFPEELEAKKTSEVVKVAEESKVPEVSAPELSEIKVTKESDVPEVLEDKNIPEVVEVKTDEVKVAESELLKVSEVEATEDLEIKVPKVFEAKTPETSNVKVTGEAEVKTDQRVEVEVADDKKVPEFVDAKEKIDKSDQDKEIVLPKTEEEGKDVSLEKQVKESTLSDLGNK, from the exons ATGGGAAACTGTGCCATCAAGCCAAAGGTTCTCAAAGATTCTGACGAGGATCTTGTTCCGGTGGAGCGAGAGACGACGGTTCCGACTGATCTTGACAAAGATCCGGCGCAGAAGAACGAGAACATCATTTCTCCTAACGCTGCGGAGGAAGCTGCGGCTGCGGCACGACGGAGCGAGAAGGGAAAAGAGATTTTGATTGAAGATGACATTGAAGATCAACCCAAGCGCCCATCTCTTAGTCACTTGTTTCATGAG GACAAGACAGTAGTGGAAAAAGAAGTAACCGATCTAACTCCGACAAAACCAGACACCAATAACAAAACCGGTCCTTCTTCAGAGGTTTCAATGTTTGATACTACTGCTTTAGTGGCTTCTAATGCCAAAGATCCAGAAGATATCTTTGACGTTCAGACTCGAAATGACCTCGAAGTTAAGATTCCAAAAGATTCTGATGTTAAGACTCCTGAAACTCCTAAAGCTAATGAAGCTGAAGATAACTTTTCAGAGAGTTGGGAAGTTAAGTTTCCAGAGGAATTGGAAGCTAAGAAGACATCTGAAGTTGTTAAGGTTGCAGAAGAGTCGAAAGTTCCAGAAGTTTCTGCTCCTGAATTGTCTGAAATTAAGGTTACAAAAGAATCAGATGTTCCTGAAGTCTTGGAGGACAAGAATATCCCAGAAGTTGTTGAAGTGAAGACTGATGAAGTTAAAGTCGCAGAGTCAGAACTTCTAAAGGTTTCAGAAGTTGAAGCAACAGAGGATTTAGAGATTAAAGTTCCAAAAGTCTTTGAAGCCAAGACTCCTGAAACATCGAACGTTAAGGTTACAGGTGAAGCAGAGGTAAAGACTGATCAACGAGTGGAAGTTGAGGTCGCAGATGACAAAAAGGTTCCAGAGTTTGTGGATGCTAAAGAAAAGATCGACAAATCTGATCAAGACAAAGAGATTGTGTTGCctaaaacagaggaagaagggAAAGATGTGTCTTTGGAGAAGCAAGTCAAAGAGTCTACATTGTCTGATTTAGGAAACAAATGA